A genome region from Euphorbia lathyris chromosome 4, ddEupLath1.1, whole genome shotgun sequence includes the following:
- the LOC136225621 gene encoding ACT domain-containing protein ACR12, whose amino-acid sequence MAIAYSFIFSSSSVAQIHHPPHLRPKDFTSNILIPQEFFSTSFLIRPKFFSDRTGIALSTKRIILGISTNAARSIPLDTDYVPMPVVLIDQDSDDDATIVQVSFGDRLGALIDTMKALKDLGLDVTKGSVSTEGPVKQTKFFITRFDSGRKVEDPDMLERIRLTIINNLLKYHPESSEHLALGEAFGIKAPEKKLDVDIATRILVKDDGPTRSLLCIETADRPGLVVEIMKIMADINLDVESAEIETEGLRAKDKFHVSYRGAALTSSLSQVLVNCLRYYLRRPETDIDSY is encoded by the exons ATGGCTATTGCTTAcagttttattttttcttcttcgtcCGTCGCCCAAATTCACCATCCTCCTCATCTTCGACCCAAGGATTTCACTTCTAATATCCTTATTCCTCAAGAATTCTTCTCTACTTCCTTTCTGATCCGCCCCAAGTTCTTCTCTGACCGCACCGGAATCGCTTTATCCACAAAAAG GATCATCTTGGGTATTTCTACCAACGCCGCAAGATCAATCCCCTTG GATACTGATTATGTTCCCATGCCCGTAGTTCTAATTGATCaagattctgatgatgatgCAACAATTGTACAAGTCAGCTTTGGAGATCGTCTAGGAGCACTCATTGACACG ATGAAAGCCTTGAAAGATTTGGGGTTGGATGTTACAAAGGGATCAGTAAGCACCGAAGGACCAGTCAAGCAAACCAAATTCTTCATTACCCGTTT TGATAGCGGGCGCAAGGTTGAAGATCCTGATATGTTAGAGAGAATACGACTTACCATCATTAACAATCTTTTGAAGTATCATCCA GAATCTAGTGAGCATCTTGCTTTAGGTGAAGCTTTTGGAATAAAAGCTCCTGAGAAAAAG CTTGATGTTGACATTGCGACTCGTATTCTTGTGAAAGATGATGGACCTACAAGGAG CTTGCTTTGCATTGAGACAGCAGATCGACCTGGTTTAGTTGTAGAAATCATGAAAATCATGGCTGATATCAATCTGGATGTGGAATCAGCAGAGATTGAAACAGAa GGATTGAGAGCGAAAGACAAGTTTCATGTCAGCTATAGAGGTGCAGCACTTACTAGTTCATTGTCTCAG GTGCTGGTGAACTGTTTGCGTTACTATCTGCGAAGGCCGGAAACAGATATTGACAGCTACTAA
- the LOC136226523 gene encoding uncharacterized protein isoform X1: MASLDNLKNMYDVSLKPRMLLTLLKEDIPDVKKPLGDSSSLSTVVSTVQNLKLLSESFSTSMDAKLIERWKSAVNDWFDRLLSLLTNTSMPDKCWAGICLLGVSCQECSSDRFLSSYAVWFDKLLWHIQQSPVDSELVKVASFASLSDLVTRLVGLPNTKKDGTSHASKLIQPILKLLQEDNKESVWEGAIHLLCTIINNFPASVHRHFDSTEAVVASLYFSGKCSVNVLKKLAYCLALLPKSRGDADSWIAMVRKILLLVNGYLTDIFHGLEEETRWDEAVRLLVPPGEATPTSLWGQTLLEETSDRAQKRSKIASVSTLILSCCTMLTTSYPVQVTVPIRSLLALIERVLMVDGSPPRTMSPFVIATEQAFVCSELPALHSSSLELLTAVIKGMRSQLLPHVAYVVRLVKEYFRRCQLSDLRIKIYSITKILLIDRGVGIAILLAQEVVNNAILDLVAGCEDTSFSANPKPSSEALLPTSHRKRKLGASVPPEQNSDQINLGVEGPGTCSTTLISVKIASLEALEALLNVGGALRSDSWRPKVDNLLITIAADSCKGGWANEQRNSFFPNGSTSTYADLQLAAFRALLISLLSRSRMRPPHLARSLELFRRGRQETGTKLSEFCCHALLTLEVLIHPRALPLTNFQSANSYDEKDGRQETFYSGGQHQNAQFSTGMQEVRRGSHDSDDDLYESWLGASKESDTVVDGPDEILNGEKPSQNSGLQWAEKITAASALDTTGGSGNNMMVESRPIQDSMMQLQELVSSKGAAISEVDDPQYTKIKSTMSTLKTDALVSTSNERAAVEALTADIGGEIAPPVGDTGTSSSAAISKKFAAESDEDTSSDSMPDIVDADPDSD; the protein is encoded by the exons ATGGCTTCTCTAGATAACTTGAAGAATATGTACGACGTTTCTCTTAAGCCACGCATGCTGCTTACATTGTTGAAGGAAGATATCCCAGACGTCAAAAAACCCTTGGGGGACTCATCCAGCCTGTCAACCGTTGTCTCCACCGTTCAAAATTTGAAGCTTTTATCTGAATCCTTTTCCACTTCTATGGACGCTAAGCTCATTGAAAGGTGGAAGTCCGCTGTCAATGACTGGTTTGATAGATTATTATCGCTACTCACAAACACTTCTATG CCAGATAAATGTTGGGCAGGAATTTGTTTGTTGGGGGTGAGTTGTCAAGAATGCAGCTCTGACCGCTTCTTGTCATCGTATGCTGTTTGGTTCGATAAGCTCCTATGGCATATTCAG CAGTCACCAGTGGATTCTGAGTTAGTAAAGGTGGCTTCTTTTGCTTCATTGTCAGATCTGGTCACGAG GTTGGTTGGATTGCCTAATACAAAGAAAGATGGAACTTCCCATGCTTCAAAACTCATTCAACCCATTCTGAAGCTGTTGCAAGAGGATAATAAAGAGTCTGTTTGG GAAGGAGCAATACATTTATTATGCACTATTATAAATAACTTCCCAGCATCTGTTCACCGTCATTTTGACAGT ACTGAAGCTGTTGTAGCATCACTTTATTTTTCCGGAAAATGCAGTGTTAATGTGCTTAAG AAGCTTGCTTATTGTCTCGCGTTACTTCCTAAATCAAGAGGAGATGCAGATAGCTGGATTGCAATGGTACGGAAGATTCTATTATTGGTTAATGGTTACTTGACTGATATCTTCCATGGTCTAGAAGAAG AAACTAGATGGGATGAAGCTGTTAGATTATTGGTTCCACCAGGAGAGGCTACCCCAACTTCCTTATGGGGTCAAACTTTGTTGGAAGAGACATCAGACAGGGCACAAAAGAGATCTAAGATAGCAAGTGTTTCTACATTGATTCTTAGCTGTTGTACGATGCTTACAACTTCATATCCCGTGCAG GTGACTGTTCCTATTCGCTCACTATTGGCCCTTATCGAGAGGGTTCTCATGGTTGATGGCTCTCCTCCACGTACTATGTCACCTTTTGTGATTGCTACAGAGCAGGCTTTCGTTTGTTCTGAACTTCCAGCTTTGCATTCTTCCAGTTTGGAACTGCTTACTGCAGTCATAAAGGGCATGCGCAG TCAACTGTTGCCACATGTTGCATATGTTGTGCGACTTGTGAAAGAGTATTTTAGAAGATGCCAATTATCAGATCTAAGGATAAAAATCTACTCAATCACAAAGATATTGTTGATTGACAGGGGTGTCG GAATAGCAATATTACTTGCACAGGAAGTTGTCAacaatgcaattcttgacttaGTTGCTGGTTGTGAGGATACATCTTTTAGTGCAAATCCCAAGCCCTCTTCTGAAGCATTGCTGCCGACTTCCCACAGGAAAAGGAAACTTGGGGCAAGTGTCCCTCCTGAGCAAAACAGTGACCAAATTAATTTGGGAGTGGAAGGACCAGGGACTTGTTCGACAACTCTGATTTCTGTGAAAATAGCCTCCCTTGAGGCATTGGAAGCTCTTCTAAATGTG GGTGGTGCTTTGAGATCTGATTCCTGGCGTCCAAAAGttgataatcttttaataacgATAGCGGCCGATTCTTGTAAAGGTGGATGGGCTAATGAGCAAAGGAACTCTTTCTTTCCTAATGGGTCCACTTCAACATATGCAGATTTGCAGCTTGCAGCTTTTCGTGCACTTTTGATATCTCTGCTTTCACGATCTCGCATGCGTCCTCCACATTTAGCCCGGAGTCTTGAGCTTTTCCGAAGAG GCAGGCAAGAAACTGGAACAAAACTATCAGAATTTTGTTGTCATGCACTCTTAACCTTGGAGGTGCTTATACATCCGCGGGCTCTCCCACTGACAAATTTTCAATCTGCGAACtcttatgatgaaaaagatggACGCCAAGAGACTTTTTACTCTGGTGGTCAGCATCAAAACGCCCAATTTTCAACTGGAATGCAGGAAGTAAGACGTGGATCTCATGATTCTGACGATGATCTGTATGAGAGCTGGTTGGGTGCTAGTAAAGAAAGTGACACAGTGGTCGATGGCCCAGATGAAATCTTAAACGGAGAAAAACCTTCTCAAAATTCAGGACTTCAATGGGCAGAGAAAATTACTGCAGCAAGTGCGTTGGATACAACAGGAGGCTCTGGCAATAATATGATGGTCGAATCACGACCAATTCAAGACTCCATGATGCAGCTTCAGGAGCTTGTATCTTCCAAAGGTGCTGCAATTTCTGAAGTCGATGATCCtcaatatacaaaaataaaatcaacaATGTCTACCTTGAAAACGGATGCTTTAGTTTCTACAAGTAATGAAAGGGCAGCAGTTGAGGCTCTTACAGCAGATATAGGTGGTGAAATTGCCCCCCCAGTTGGAGACACCGGAACTTCATCAAGTGCTGCAATAAGCAAAAAATTTGCTGCTGAGTCAGATGAGGACACATCTTCGGATTCAATGCCAGATATTGTGGATGCTGATCCAGATTCTGATTAG
- the LOC136226523 gene encoding uncharacterized protein isoform X3, with protein MASLDNLKNMYDVSLKPRMLLTLLKEDIPDVKKPLGDSSSLSTVVSTVQNLKLLSESFSTSMDAKLIERWKSAVNDWFDRLLSLLTNTSMPDKCWAGICLLGVSCQECSSDRFLSSYAVWFDKLLWHIQQSPVDSELVKVASFASLSDLVTRLVGLPNTKKDGTSHASKLIQPILKLLQEDNKESVWEGAIHLLCTIINNFPASVHRHFDSTEAVVASLYFSGKCSVNVLKLAYCLALLPKSRGDADSWIAMVRKILLLVNGYLTDIFHGLEEETRWDEAVRLLVPPGEATPTSLWGQTLLEETSDRAQKRSKIASVSTLILSCCTMLTTSYPVQVTVPIRSLLALIERVLMVDGSPPRTMSPFVIATEQAFVCSELPALHSSSLELLTAVIKGMRSQLLPHVAYVVRLVKEYFRRCQLSDLRIKIYSITKILLIDRGVGIAILLAQEVVNNAILDLVAGCEDTSFSANPKPSSEALLPTSHRKRKLGASVPPEQNSDQINLGVEGPGTCSTTLISVKIASLEALEALLNVGGALRSDSWRPKVDNLLITIAADSCKGGWANEQRNSFFPNGSTSTYADLQLAAFRALLISLLSRSRMRPPHLARSLELFRRGRQETGTKLSEFCCHALLTLEVLIHPRALPLTNFQSANSYDEKDGRQETFYSGGQHQNAQFSTGMQEVRRGSHDSDDDLYESWLGASKESDTVVDGPDEILNGEKPSQNSGLQWAEKITAASALDTTGGSGNNMMVESRPIQDSMMQLQELVSSKGAAISEVDDPQYTKIKSTMSTLKTDALVSTSNERAAVEALTADIGGEIAPPVGDTGTSSSAAISKKFAAESDEDTSSDSMPDIVDADPDSD; from the exons ATGGCTTCTCTAGATAACTTGAAGAATATGTACGACGTTTCTCTTAAGCCACGCATGCTGCTTACATTGTTGAAGGAAGATATCCCAGACGTCAAAAAACCCTTGGGGGACTCATCCAGCCTGTCAACCGTTGTCTCCACCGTTCAAAATTTGAAGCTTTTATCTGAATCCTTTTCCACTTCTATGGACGCTAAGCTCATTGAAAGGTGGAAGTCCGCTGTCAATGACTGGTTTGATAGATTATTATCGCTACTCACAAACACTTCTATG CCAGATAAATGTTGGGCAGGAATTTGTTTGTTGGGGGTGAGTTGTCAAGAATGCAGCTCTGACCGCTTCTTGTCATCGTATGCTGTTTGGTTCGATAAGCTCCTATGGCATATTCAG CAGTCACCAGTGGATTCTGAGTTAGTAAAGGTGGCTTCTTTTGCTTCATTGTCAGATCTGGTCACGAG GTTGGTTGGATTGCCTAATACAAAGAAAGATGGAACTTCCCATGCTTCAAAACTCATTCAACCCATTCTGAAGCTGTTGCAAGAGGATAATAAAGAGTCTGTTTGG GAAGGAGCAATACATTTATTATGCACTATTATAAATAACTTCCCAGCATCTGTTCACCGTCATTTTGACAGT ACTGAAGCTGTTGTAGCATCACTTTATTTTTCCGGAAAATGCAGTGTTAATGTGCTTAAG CTTGCTTATTGTCTCGCGTTACTTCCTAAATCAAGAGGAGATGCAGATAGCTGGATTGCAATGGTACGGAAGATTCTATTATTGGTTAATGGTTACTTGACTGATATCTTCCATGGTCTAGAAGAAG AAACTAGATGGGATGAAGCTGTTAGATTATTGGTTCCACCAGGAGAGGCTACCCCAACTTCCTTATGGGGTCAAACTTTGTTGGAAGAGACATCAGACAGGGCACAAAAGAGATCTAAGATAGCAAGTGTTTCTACATTGATTCTTAGCTGTTGTACGATGCTTACAACTTCATATCCCGTGCAG GTGACTGTTCCTATTCGCTCACTATTGGCCCTTATCGAGAGGGTTCTCATGGTTGATGGCTCTCCTCCACGTACTATGTCACCTTTTGTGATTGCTACAGAGCAGGCTTTCGTTTGTTCTGAACTTCCAGCTTTGCATTCTTCCAGTTTGGAACTGCTTACTGCAGTCATAAAGGGCATGCGCAG TCAACTGTTGCCACATGTTGCATATGTTGTGCGACTTGTGAAAGAGTATTTTAGAAGATGCCAATTATCAGATCTAAGGATAAAAATCTACTCAATCACAAAGATATTGTTGATTGACAGGGGTGTCG GAATAGCAATATTACTTGCACAGGAAGTTGTCAacaatgcaattcttgacttaGTTGCTGGTTGTGAGGATACATCTTTTAGTGCAAATCCCAAGCCCTCTTCTGAAGCATTGCTGCCGACTTCCCACAGGAAAAGGAAACTTGGGGCAAGTGTCCCTCCTGAGCAAAACAGTGACCAAATTAATTTGGGAGTGGAAGGACCAGGGACTTGTTCGACAACTCTGATTTCTGTGAAAATAGCCTCCCTTGAGGCATTGGAAGCTCTTCTAAATGTG GGTGGTGCTTTGAGATCTGATTCCTGGCGTCCAAAAGttgataatcttttaataacgATAGCGGCCGATTCTTGTAAAGGTGGATGGGCTAATGAGCAAAGGAACTCTTTCTTTCCTAATGGGTCCACTTCAACATATGCAGATTTGCAGCTTGCAGCTTTTCGTGCACTTTTGATATCTCTGCTTTCACGATCTCGCATGCGTCCTCCACATTTAGCCCGGAGTCTTGAGCTTTTCCGAAGAG GCAGGCAAGAAACTGGAACAAAACTATCAGAATTTTGTTGTCATGCACTCTTAACCTTGGAGGTGCTTATACATCCGCGGGCTCTCCCACTGACAAATTTTCAATCTGCGAACtcttatgatgaaaaagatggACGCCAAGAGACTTTTTACTCTGGTGGTCAGCATCAAAACGCCCAATTTTCAACTGGAATGCAGGAAGTAAGACGTGGATCTCATGATTCTGACGATGATCTGTATGAGAGCTGGTTGGGTGCTAGTAAAGAAAGTGACACAGTGGTCGATGGCCCAGATGAAATCTTAAACGGAGAAAAACCTTCTCAAAATTCAGGACTTCAATGGGCAGAGAAAATTACTGCAGCAAGTGCGTTGGATACAACAGGAGGCTCTGGCAATAATATGATGGTCGAATCACGACCAATTCAAGACTCCATGATGCAGCTTCAGGAGCTTGTATCTTCCAAAGGTGCTGCAATTTCTGAAGTCGATGATCCtcaatatacaaaaataaaatcaacaATGTCTACCTTGAAAACGGATGCTTTAGTTTCTACAAGTAATGAAAGGGCAGCAGTTGAGGCTCTTACAGCAGATATAGGTGGTGAAATTGCCCCCCCAGTTGGAGACACCGGAACTTCATCAAGTGCTGCAATAAGCAAAAAATTTGCTGCTGAGTCAGATGAGGACACATCTTCGGATTCAATGCCAGATATTGTGGATGCTGATCCAGATTCTGATTAG
- the LOC136226523 gene encoding uncharacterized protein isoform X2: MASLDNLKNMYDVSLKPRMLLTLLKEDIPDVKKPLGDSSSLSTVVSTVQNLKLLSESFSTSMDAKLIERWKSAVNDWFDRLLSLLTNTSMPDKCWAGICLLGVSCQECSSDRFLSSYAVWFDKLLWHIQSPVDSELVKVASFASLSDLVTRLVGLPNTKKDGTSHASKLIQPILKLLQEDNKESVWEGAIHLLCTIINNFPASVHRHFDSTEAVVASLYFSGKCSVNVLKKLAYCLALLPKSRGDADSWIAMVRKILLLVNGYLTDIFHGLEEETRWDEAVRLLVPPGEATPTSLWGQTLLEETSDRAQKRSKIASVSTLILSCCTMLTTSYPVQVTVPIRSLLALIERVLMVDGSPPRTMSPFVIATEQAFVCSELPALHSSSLELLTAVIKGMRSQLLPHVAYVVRLVKEYFRRCQLSDLRIKIYSITKILLIDRGVGIAILLAQEVVNNAILDLVAGCEDTSFSANPKPSSEALLPTSHRKRKLGASVPPEQNSDQINLGVEGPGTCSTTLISVKIASLEALEALLNVGGALRSDSWRPKVDNLLITIAADSCKGGWANEQRNSFFPNGSTSTYADLQLAAFRALLISLLSRSRMRPPHLARSLELFRRGRQETGTKLSEFCCHALLTLEVLIHPRALPLTNFQSANSYDEKDGRQETFYSGGQHQNAQFSTGMQEVRRGSHDSDDDLYESWLGASKESDTVVDGPDEILNGEKPSQNSGLQWAEKITAASALDTTGGSGNNMMVESRPIQDSMMQLQELVSSKGAAISEVDDPQYTKIKSTMSTLKTDALVSTSNERAAVEALTADIGGEIAPPVGDTGTSSSAAISKKFAAESDEDTSSDSMPDIVDADPDSD; the protein is encoded by the exons ATGGCTTCTCTAGATAACTTGAAGAATATGTACGACGTTTCTCTTAAGCCACGCATGCTGCTTACATTGTTGAAGGAAGATATCCCAGACGTCAAAAAACCCTTGGGGGACTCATCCAGCCTGTCAACCGTTGTCTCCACCGTTCAAAATTTGAAGCTTTTATCTGAATCCTTTTCCACTTCTATGGACGCTAAGCTCATTGAAAGGTGGAAGTCCGCTGTCAATGACTGGTTTGATAGATTATTATCGCTACTCACAAACACTTCTATG CCAGATAAATGTTGGGCAGGAATTTGTTTGTTGGGGGTGAGTTGTCAAGAATGCAGCTCTGACCGCTTCTTGTCATCGTATGCTGTTTGGTTCGATAAGCTCCTATGGCATATTCAG TCACCAGTGGATTCTGAGTTAGTAAAGGTGGCTTCTTTTGCTTCATTGTCAGATCTGGTCACGAG GTTGGTTGGATTGCCTAATACAAAGAAAGATGGAACTTCCCATGCTTCAAAACTCATTCAACCCATTCTGAAGCTGTTGCAAGAGGATAATAAAGAGTCTGTTTGG GAAGGAGCAATACATTTATTATGCACTATTATAAATAACTTCCCAGCATCTGTTCACCGTCATTTTGACAGT ACTGAAGCTGTTGTAGCATCACTTTATTTTTCCGGAAAATGCAGTGTTAATGTGCTTAAG AAGCTTGCTTATTGTCTCGCGTTACTTCCTAAATCAAGAGGAGATGCAGATAGCTGGATTGCAATGGTACGGAAGATTCTATTATTGGTTAATGGTTACTTGACTGATATCTTCCATGGTCTAGAAGAAG AAACTAGATGGGATGAAGCTGTTAGATTATTGGTTCCACCAGGAGAGGCTACCCCAACTTCCTTATGGGGTCAAACTTTGTTGGAAGAGACATCAGACAGGGCACAAAAGAGATCTAAGATAGCAAGTGTTTCTACATTGATTCTTAGCTGTTGTACGATGCTTACAACTTCATATCCCGTGCAG GTGACTGTTCCTATTCGCTCACTATTGGCCCTTATCGAGAGGGTTCTCATGGTTGATGGCTCTCCTCCACGTACTATGTCACCTTTTGTGATTGCTACAGAGCAGGCTTTCGTTTGTTCTGAACTTCCAGCTTTGCATTCTTCCAGTTTGGAACTGCTTACTGCAGTCATAAAGGGCATGCGCAG TCAACTGTTGCCACATGTTGCATATGTTGTGCGACTTGTGAAAGAGTATTTTAGAAGATGCCAATTATCAGATCTAAGGATAAAAATCTACTCAATCACAAAGATATTGTTGATTGACAGGGGTGTCG GAATAGCAATATTACTTGCACAGGAAGTTGTCAacaatgcaattcttgacttaGTTGCTGGTTGTGAGGATACATCTTTTAGTGCAAATCCCAAGCCCTCTTCTGAAGCATTGCTGCCGACTTCCCACAGGAAAAGGAAACTTGGGGCAAGTGTCCCTCCTGAGCAAAACAGTGACCAAATTAATTTGGGAGTGGAAGGACCAGGGACTTGTTCGACAACTCTGATTTCTGTGAAAATAGCCTCCCTTGAGGCATTGGAAGCTCTTCTAAATGTG GGTGGTGCTTTGAGATCTGATTCCTGGCGTCCAAAAGttgataatcttttaataacgATAGCGGCCGATTCTTGTAAAGGTGGATGGGCTAATGAGCAAAGGAACTCTTTCTTTCCTAATGGGTCCACTTCAACATATGCAGATTTGCAGCTTGCAGCTTTTCGTGCACTTTTGATATCTCTGCTTTCACGATCTCGCATGCGTCCTCCACATTTAGCCCGGAGTCTTGAGCTTTTCCGAAGAG GCAGGCAAGAAACTGGAACAAAACTATCAGAATTTTGTTGTCATGCACTCTTAACCTTGGAGGTGCTTATACATCCGCGGGCTCTCCCACTGACAAATTTTCAATCTGCGAACtcttatgatgaaaaagatggACGCCAAGAGACTTTTTACTCTGGTGGTCAGCATCAAAACGCCCAATTTTCAACTGGAATGCAGGAAGTAAGACGTGGATCTCATGATTCTGACGATGATCTGTATGAGAGCTGGTTGGGTGCTAGTAAAGAAAGTGACACAGTGGTCGATGGCCCAGATGAAATCTTAAACGGAGAAAAACCTTCTCAAAATTCAGGACTTCAATGGGCAGAGAAAATTACTGCAGCAAGTGCGTTGGATACAACAGGAGGCTCTGGCAATAATATGATGGTCGAATCACGACCAATTCAAGACTCCATGATGCAGCTTCAGGAGCTTGTATCTTCCAAAGGTGCTGCAATTTCTGAAGTCGATGATCCtcaatatacaaaaataaaatcaacaATGTCTACCTTGAAAACGGATGCTTTAGTTTCTACAAGTAATGAAAGGGCAGCAGTTGAGGCTCTTACAGCAGATATAGGTGGTGAAATTGCCCCCCCAGTTGGAGACACCGGAACTTCATCAAGTGCTGCAATAAGCAAAAAATTTGCTGCTGAGTCAGATGAGGACACATCTTCGGATTCAATGCCAGATATTGTGGATGCTGATCCAGATTCTGATTAG
- the LOC136225585 gene encoding pentatricopeptide repeat-containing protein At1g53600, mitochondrial, with translation MRLRRIRLFSYQHNSSFSTLYYSNFSSKPTHKTNIYFNKFLVHCNSLITRHGLNGNVDQSELIFNRMPHKNVVSYTSMLTVYANNGQITKARRLFDEMPERNITSYNAMITAYIRNNCLVDEAFSLFSGMDERNAVSYGTMITGFLRAGMFDKAEQLYADMPLKLRDTVCSNAMIGGLMKGGRLEEAIRVFESMVERDAVSWSSMIDGYCKKGMITEARELFDRMPIPMRNVVTWTCMIDGYINVDSFDDAFCLFLSMRRETDVAVNPTTLTIIFDACGEFGRFREAMQLHGFVIHMGFEFDTYLGNSMIAMLCRFGNLAGANQIFQTMNQKDVVSWNSMIAGYVHYDEIEEAYRLFKDMPRKDLVSWTSVIAGLFSKGMIQKGSQMFIMMPDKDDIAWTAVISGFVSNGEYEKAFRWFIQMLKESVKPNSMTLSSVLTASAGLATLNQGLQIHAHVVKMEMQFDLSIQNSLISMYSKCGNVAEAYQVFSNISAPNVISFNSMINGLSQNGHGSEALNLFSQMQWKPNEITFLGILSACSHEGLVEEGRRYFNIMKSVYKIEAGVDHYGCMVDLLGRAGLLDEAVDLIKSMPFEGHAGVWGAILGASRIHFRLDLAKLAAEHLCELEPENATPYVVLSNLYNMVGKRKDGNQVRMVKKSKRIKKNPGCSWIILKDKLHLFVAGDKSHMDLESIKLTLHIITKQISSLHSNDFSCHLF, from the coding sequence ATGCGCCTAAGAAGAATCAGATTATTTAGTTACCAACATAACTCTTCCTTTTCAACTCTTTATTACTCAAATTTCTCCTCCAAACCCACGcataaaactaatatatatttcaaCAAGTTTCTTGTTCACTGCAATTCCTTGATCACCAGGCATGGCTTAAACGGCAACGTTGATCAATCAGAGTTGATATTCAACCGCATGCCGCACAAAAATGTCGTTTCTTACACTTCCATGTTAACGGTGTATGCTAATAATGGCCAAATTACAAAAGCACGGCGACTATTCGACGAAATGCCTGAACGAAACATAACTTCATATAATGCTATGATAACAGCATATATAAGGAACAATTGTTTGGTAGATGAAgcttttagtttgttttctgGGATGGATGAAAGGAATGCTGTGTCTTATGGAACGATGATCACTGGGTTTCTCCGAGCAGGGATGTTTGATAAGGCAGAGCAGCTGTATGCCGATATGCCGCTTAAGTTGCGGGACACTGTTTGCTCTAATGCAATGATAGGTGGGTTAATGAAGGGTGGGAGATTAGAAGAGGCAATTCGTGTTTTTGAGTCTATGGTGGAGAGAGATGCTGTTTCTTGGAGCTCTATGATTGATGGCTATTGCAAGAAGGGTATGATTACTGAGGCTAGAGAGTTGTTTGATAGGATGCCCATTCCAATGAGAAATGTGGTTACTTGGACTTGTATGATTGATGGCTATATCAATGTTGACTCTTTCGATGAtgccttttgtttgtttttgagTATGAGAAGAGAGACTGATGTTGCTGTAAATCCTACTACCTTGACTATAATTTTTGACGCCTGTGGTGAATTTGGAAGATTCAGAGAGGCAATGCAGCTACATGGTTTTGTTATCCACATGGGATTTGAATTCGACACCTATTTAGGCAATTCTATGATTGCAATGCTTTGTAGATTTGGAAATTTGGCTGGAGCAAATCAAATATTTCAGACTATGAACCAGAAGGATGTGGTTTCTTGGAATTCAATGATAGCGGGTTACGTTCACTATGATGAAATTGAGGAAGCTTATAGACTTTTTAAGGATATGCCAAGAAAAGATTTGGTTTCTTGGACAAGTGTGATTGCAGGACTTTTTTCCAAAGGGATGATTCAGAAAGGCAGCCAAATGTTTATCATGATGCCTGATAAAGATGACATAGCTTGGACTGCTGTAATTTCAGGTTTTGTGAGTAATGGGGAGTACGAAAAGGCTTTTCGTTGGTTTATTCAGATGCTTAAGGAATCTGTGAAGCCAAACTCAATGACATTGAGCAGTGTGCTTACTGCTTCAGCTGGTTTGGCAACTCTAAACCAAGGGTTGCAGATCCATGCTCATGTTGTGAAAATGGAGATGCAGTTTGATCTGTCTATTCAGAATTCACTCATATCTATGTACTCAAAATGTGGAAATGTTGCTGAAGCCTATCAAGTCTTCTCGAATATTAGTGCACCTAATGTTATTTCTTTCAACTCAATGATTAATGGGTTGAGCCAAAATGGACATGGGAGTGAAGCTCTAAACTTATTCAGCCAAATGCAGTGGAAGCCTAACGAAATCACATTTCTGGGTATTCTATCAGCCTGCAGTCATGAAGGATTAGTAGAAGAAGGACGGCGGTATTTTAATATAATGAAATCTGTTTACAAAATTGAAGCAGGAGTGGATCACTATGGTTGCATGGTTGATCTCCTTGGACGAGCTGGATTATTAGATGAAGCAGTTGATTTAATAAAGTCCATGCCCTTTGAGGGTCATGCAGGAGTATGGGGAGCTATCCTGGGAGCAAGCAGGATTCACTTTCGTTTAGACCTAGCGAAGCTTGCGGCTGAACACCTTTGTGAGTTGGAGCCTGAAAACGCAACACCTTATGTAGTGTTATCGAATTTGTATAACATGGTAGGAAAAAGGAAGGATGGAAACCAAGTAAGAATGGTGAAAAAatcaaaaagaataaagaagaaTCCTGGTTGCAGCTGGATCATACTAAAAGACAAGCTTCATTTGTTTGTTGCTGGAGATAAATCTCACATGGATCTAGAATCAATTAAACTAACACTGCATATCATTACAAAACAAATAAGTAGCTTGCATTCAAATGACTTTTCATGCCATTTGTTTTAG